One genomic segment of Amycolatopsis sp. WQ 127309 includes these proteins:
- a CDS encoding DUF5565 family protein produces the protein MRKIPTLFRRDPEDLRRVTREVHPACQWVLDGQGVPTRKYDGTCVRLDESGEWWARREVKAGKSAPAGFEAVQTDPETGKTVGWEPVAQSAFAKFFDEAREGLVGEVPGTYELCGPKVNGDPEQLGVHRLVRHATAEEFGDVPRDFDGLMTWLLAHPEFEGVVWHHRDGRMAKLKYRDAAAVTTAS, from the coding sequence ATGCGCAAGATCCCGACGCTGTTCCGTCGCGACCCCGAAGACCTCCGGCGGGTGACCCGCGAAGTGCACCCCGCGTGCCAGTGGGTGCTCGACGGCCAAGGCGTGCCCACCCGCAAGTACGACGGCACCTGCGTCCGGCTCGACGAGTCCGGCGAGTGGTGGGCGCGGCGCGAGGTGAAGGCGGGCAAGAGCGCGCCCGCCGGGTTCGAGGCCGTCCAGACCGACCCGGAGACGGGGAAGACCGTCGGCTGGGAGCCGGTCGCGCAGTCGGCGTTCGCGAAGTTCTTCGACGAGGCCCGCGAGGGCCTCGTCGGCGAGGTGCCGGGCACCTACGAGCTGTGCGGCCCGAAGGTCAACGGCGATCCGGAGCAGCTCGGCGTCCACCGGCTGGTGCGGCACGCGACCGCGGAGGAGTTCGGCGATGTGCCGCGCGACTTCGACGGGCTGATGACGTGGCTGCTGGCGCACCCGGAGTTCGAGGGCGTCGTCTGGCACCACCGCGACGGGCGGATGGCGAAGCTCAAGTACCGCGACGCCGCGGCGGTCACGACGGCGTCGTGA
- the secA2 gene encoding accessory Sec system translocase SecA2, which produces MAALISRVGKRLRRIIQRPGSVELTRYEALLPAVEKLEPELEKLSDEELTERAGKLRATLKDTAFGDNHLIEVCALGREAARRALGERAFDVQILGTMGLLSKHVVQMETGEGKTLAGALAAAGYALRGKRAHVVTVNDYLARRDAEWMGPVYALLGVSVGWVEPAHSQEERKEAYAKDVTYGAVAEIGFDVLRDRLVSKVDDLVQPDPEVAIVDEADSVLVDEARVPLVMAGSIDHTDADDEVAKVVRRLRLNLHYETDSEGRNAWLTDAGASVVAKSLGLEVDDLYGDAASDRLPAVNVALHAHALLTRDVDYLVRDGKVQLINAARGRVAELQRWPDGLQAAVEAKEQVTATDRGEILDSITVQALLARYPEVAGMTGTAVAVAEQLREFYELEVAVIPPNTPNVREDQEDRVFASPSQKLRAIEEEIRTVHETGRPILVGTQDVAESEELAEKLAKVDLECVVLNARNDAEEASIIAEAGKKGAVTVSTQMAGRGTDIRLGGTDGATREEVVELGGLHVIGTARYPSSRLDGQLRGRSGRQGDPGSAIFFASLNDELVLSNAPDVPEGITDDEETGEITDNAALRQLNHAQRVAEGVDLEIHRNTWRYTRLIERQRRDLLTHRDKVLRTGYAAEQLEKAHAEKFGELKEKLGDDEEGREKVEQLSREVLLFHVDQLWSDHLAYLTDVRESIHLRALARETPLDEFHRAAIPEFHKIINEANSRAAKTLEEAELTDDGIDLGDAGVRRANTTWTYLVHDNPFDSDFEQTIKKVRSMIKRK; this is translated from the coding sequence GTGGCAGCACTGATCAGCCGGGTGGGCAAACGGCTCCGCCGGATCATCCAGCGTCCGGGCAGCGTCGAGCTGACCCGCTACGAAGCACTGCTGCCCGCAGTCGAGAAGCTCGAACCCGAGCTCGAGAAGCTCTCCGACGAGGAGCTGACCGAGCGGGCCGGGAAGCTTCGCGCGACGCTGAAGGACACCGCGTTCGGCGACAATCACCTGATCGAGGTGTGCGCGCTCGGTCGTGAGGCCGCTCGGCGGGCGCTCGGCGAGCGCGCGTTCGACGTCCAGATCCTCGGCACGATGGGCCTGCTCAGCAAGCACGTCGTGCAGATGGAGACCGGTGAGGGCAAGACGCTCGCCGGGGCGCTGGCCGCGGCCGGGTACGCGCTGCGCGGCAAGCGCGCCCACGTCGTCACGGTCAACGACTACCTGGCGCGACGCGACGCCGAGTGGATGGGCCCGGTCTACGCGCTGCTCGGCGTGTCGGTCGGCTGGGTCGAACCGGCGCACTCCCAGGAGGAGCGCAAGGAGGCCTACGCCAAGGACGTCACGTACGGCGCGGTCGCCGAGATCGGCTTCGACGTCCTGCGCGACCGCTTGGTCTCGAAGGTCGACGACCTGGTCCAGCCGGACCCCGAGGTCGCGATCGTCGACGAGGCGGACTCCGTGCTGGTCGACGAGGCCCGCGTCCCGCTGGTGATGGCCGGCTCGATCGACCACACCGACGCCGACGACGAGGTCGCGAAGGTCGTCCGGCGGCTGCGGCTCAACCTGCACTACGAGACCGACAGCGAAGGCCGCAACGCCTGGCTGACCGACGCCGGTGCCTCGGTGGTCGCGAAGTCGCTCGGCCTGGAGGTCGACGACCTCTACGGCGACGCGGCCTCCGACCGGCTCCCCGCGGTGAACGTCGCGCTGCACGCGCACGCGCTGCTCACCCGCGACGTCGACTACCTCGTCCGCGACGGCAAGGTCCAGCTCATCAACGCCGCCCGCGGCCGCGTCGCCGAGCTGCAGCGCTGGCCGGACGGCCTCCAGGCCGCCGTCGAGGCGAAGGAGCAGGTCACCGCGACCGACCGCGGCGAGATCCTGGACTCGATTACCGTCCAGGCGCTGCTGGCGCGCTACCCCGAGGTCGCCGGCATGACCGGTACCGCGGTCGCGGTCGCCGAGCAGCTGCGCGAGTTCTACGAGCTCGAGGTCGCGGTCATCCCGCCGAACACCCCGAACGTCCGCGAAGACCAGGAGGACCGGGTCTTCGCGTCGCCGTCGCAGAAGCTGCGGGCGATCGAGGAGGAGATCCGCACGGTCCACGAGACCGGGCGGCCGATCCTCGTCGGCACGCAGGACGTCGCCGAGTCGGAGGAGCTGGCCGAGAAGCTGGCGAAGGTCGACCTCGAGTGCGTCGTGCTCAACGCGCGCAACGACGCCGAAGAGGCGTCGATCATCGCCGAGGCCGGAAAGAAGGGCGCGGTCACCGTCTCGACCCAGATGGCCGGGCGCGGTACCGACATCCGGCTGGGCGGCACCGACGGCGCGACCCGCGAAGAGGTCGTCGAGCTGGGCGGGCTGCACGTCATCGGCACCGCGCGGTACCCGTCGAGCCGGCTCGACGGGCAGCTGCGCGGCCGCTCCGGCCGCCAGGGCGACCCGGGCAGCGCGATCTTCTTCGCCAGCCTCAACGACGAGCTCGTGCTGTCGAACGCGCCGGACGTGCCCGAGGGCATCACCGACGACGAGGAGACCGGCGAGATCACCGACAACGCGGCGCTGCGGCAGCTCAACCACGCCCAGCGCGTCGCCGAGGGCGTCGACCTGGAGATCCACCGCAACACCTGGCGCTACACGCGGCTGATCGAACGGCAGCGGCGTGACCTGCTGACCCACCGCGACAAGGTGCTTCGCACCGGGTACGCGGCGGAGCAGCTGGAGAAGGCGCACGCCGAGAAGTTCGGTGAGCTGAAGGAGAAGCTGGGCGACGACGAAGAAGGCCGGGAGAAGGTGGAGCAGCTCAGCCGCGAGGTGCTGCTGTTCCACGTCGACCAGCTCTGGTCGGACCACCTGGCGTACCTGACCGACGTCCGCGAGAGCATCCACCTGCGGGCGCTGGCCCGGGAGACGCCGCTCGACGAGTTCCACCGCGCGGCGATCCCGGAGTTCCACAAGATCATCAACGAGGCGAACTCGCGCGCGGCGAAGACCCTCGAAGAGGCCGAGCTGACCGACGACGGCATCGACCTCGGCGACGCCGGCGTCCGGCGGGCGAACACGACGTGGACCTACCTGGTGCACGACAACCCGTTCGACTCCGACTTCGAGCAGACCATCAAGAAGGTCCGGAGCATGATCAAACGGAAGTAG